In the genome of Cystobacter fuscus DSM 2262, one region contains:
- a CDS encoding response regulator, translating into MLPACASVLVVEAQLDVLEAIQAALEFEGYGVAAVIGAKGALEALARMGRPGLVLLDETLPEMERARLIRFIRQEPTLRSVPIVLLSVDEHIRLPEVQAVLRKPFNLDRLYTVVRTHCEPLREEPRREEGPARTAFTQAAGPEDEVGAAERWRGVSRK; encoded by the coding sequence ATGCTTCCTGCCTGCGCATCCGTGCTCGTGGTCGAAGCCCAACTCGACGTGCTCGAGGCCATCCAGGCGGCCTTGGAGTTCGAGGGGTATGGGGTGGCCGCGGTGATTGGCGCGAAGGGAGCGCTCGAGGCGCTGGCGCGGATGGGGAGGCCGGGGCTCGTCCTGTTGGACGAGACGTTGCCGGAGATGGAGCGCGCGCGGCTCATCCGGTTCATCCGCCAGGAGCCGACGCTGCGCTCGGTGCCCATCGTCCTGCTCTCCGTGGATGAGCACATCCGCCTGCCCGAGGTGCAGGCGGTGCTGCGCAAGCCCTTCAACCTCGACCGGCTGTACACCGTGGTGAGGACGCACTGCGAGCCGCTGCGGGAGGAGCCCCGGAGGGAGGAGGGCCCCGCGCGTACCGCGTTCACGCAGGCCGCGGGGCCCGAGGACGAGGTGGGGGCGGCGGAGCGGTGGCGGGGTGTGTCGCGCAAGTAG
- a CDS encoding chemotaxis protein CheW, giving the protein MAPPPAREILLFTLESQRYALPLEDVRELVRAVRLTPLPRAPSVVEGLFNLRGELIPVLDMRRRFRLPARRLLPSDHFIITQTGPRVMALRVDRAEGMQPLEPGDLDTTPRELPGVGYVAGVVKRPDGLVLLHDLRTFLSEAEALELEDALTQEGAAR; this is encoded by the coding sequence ATGGCGCCGCCCCCCGCTCGCGAAATCCTACTCTTCACGCTGGAGTCGCAGCGCTACGCGCTGCCGCTGGAGGACGTGCGAGAGCTGGTCCGGGCCGTCCGCCTCACCCCCCTGCCCCGGGCGCCCTCCGTCGTGGAGGGCCTGTTCAACCTGCGCGGAGAACTCATCCCCGTGCTGGACATGCGCCGCCGCTTCCGATTGCCCGCCCGCCGACTCCTGCCCTCCGACCACTTCATCATCACCCAGACGGGGCCCCGCGTCATGGCGCTGCGCGTCGATCGCGCCGAGGGCATGCAACCCCTCGAGCCGGGCGACCTGGACACGACGCCGCGGGAGCTGCCCGGCGTGGGCTACGTGGCCGGGGTGGTGAAGCGGCCCGACGGGCTCGTGCTCCTGCATGACCTGCGCACCTTCCTGTCGGAGGCGGAGGCACTCGAGCTGGAGGACGCGCTCACGCAGGAGGGTGCCGCGCGGTGA
- a CDS encoding CheR family methyltransferase, whose protein sequence is MSDSTPPWRHWGYTAVLEFVAARAGLLTPSCLAAALEGIDRAMARAGLAEDFTAYLPRLEADRAALDDLLVELTVGETYFFRNPEHFDFLRQEVLPDLRQHRGEGHVVRGWSAGCSSGEEPYSLAVLLMKEGHERMEVLGTDVSRAALARCEEASYGEWSLRGPWTDHMRPYLHPDGKRYRLAPEVRSHVRFGYLNLAEDSWPSTTQGVWGMDIIFCRNVLIYFNRPTIEGVARRLHATLADGGFLITGPSDPPLNGLAPFETIVTEWGIVYHRPDATRPTRLRSFRHTPLQVVPPASDFPHAPPPAAAPPPRAEPTPAPTPLPAPLPAPSAPPPPAAPGGGLDEARQALARGDWREAARLAAAMPDDAEAVGVTIRALANFDAPAALRACAEASERHPLAVEPRYLESLVLLGQGKLRESERAARQALYLEPGLAVAHLMLGHILRRQGELTGARRAFSTAAGLCAALPPEQPVPLGDGERADRLMRVAREELQRMDDSQEKG, encoded by the coding sequence GTGAGCGACTCCACGCCCCCCTGGCGGCATTGGGGCTACACCGCGGTGCTCGAGTTCGTCGCCGCGCGCGCCGGCCTGCTCACGCCCAGCTGCCTCGCGGCCGCCCTGGAGGGCATCGACCGGGCCATGGCCCGCGCGGGACTCGCCGAGGACTTCACCGCCTACCTGCCGCGGCTGGAGGCGGATCGCGCCGCCCTGGATGATCTCCTCGTCGAGCTGACCGTGGGGGAGACGTACTTCTTCCGCAACCCCGAGCACTTCGACTTCCTGCGCCAGGAGGTGCTGCCGGACCTGCGCCAGCACCGGGGCGAGGGGCACGTGGTGCGCGGGTGGAGCGCGGGCTGTTCCTCGGGCGAGGAGCCCTACTCGCTGGCGGTGCTCCTGATGAAGGAGGGCCACGAGCGCATGGAGGTGCTGGGCACGGACGTGTCGCGCGCGGCGCTCGCGCGCTGCGAGGAGGCGAGCTACGGCGAGTGGTCCCTGCGCGGCCCGTGGACCGACCACATGCGGCCCTACCTGCACCCGGACGGCAAGCGCTACCGGCTCGCCCCCGAGGTGCGCTCCCACGTGCGCTTCGGCTACCTCAACCTCGCCGAGGACTCCTGGCCCTCCACCACCCAGGGCGTGTGGGGCATGGACATCATCTTCTGCCGCAACGTCCTCATCTACTTCAACCGCCCCACCATCGAGGGCGTGGCCCGGCGGCTCCACGCCACGCTCGCCGACGGCGGCTTCCTCATCACCGGCCCCTCGGATCCCCCGCTCAACGGGCTCGCCCCCTTCGAGACGATCGTCACCGAGTGGGGCATCGTCTACCACCGTCCGGACGCGACCCGGCCCACCCGGCTGCGCTCCTTCCGCCACACCCCGCTCCAGGTGGTGCCGCCCGCCTCCGACTTCCCTCACGCCCCGCCGCCCGCCGCGGCGCCTCCCCCGCGCGCCGAGCCGACCCCCGCCCCGACTCCCCTTCCCGCCCCGCTCCCGGCGCCCTCCGCGCCGCCGCCTCCCGCGGCCCCCGGGGGCGGCCTGGACGAGGCCCGACAGGCGCTGGCCCGGGGGGACTGGCGCGAGGCGGCGCGGCTGGCCGCGGCGATGCCGGACGACGCGGAGGCCGTGGGGGTGACGATCCGCGCCCTGGCCAACTTCGACGCGCCGGCCGCCCTGCGCGCCTGTGCCGAGGCGAGCGAGCGCCACCCGCTGGCCGTGGAGCCGCGCTACCTCGAGTCCCTGGTGCTCCTGGGCCAGGGCAAGCTGCGCGAGTCCGAGCGCGCCGCGCGCCAGGCGCTCTACCTGGAGCCGGGACTGGCGGTGGCGCACCTCATGTTGGGCCACATCCTGCGGCGCCAGGGCGAGCTGACGGGAGCACGGCGCGCCTTCTCCACCGCCGCCGGCCTGTGCGCGGCGCTGCCTCCCGAGCAGCCCGTGCCCCTCGGCGATGGCGAGCGCGCCGACCGGCTCATGCGCGTGGCGCGCGAGGAACTCCAGCGGATGGATGACTCCCAGGAGAAGGGCTGA
- a CDS encoding chemotaxis protein CheW, whose protein sequence is MPDDEYMKQRGLDWGAAYRRLARLATATEASLVSDPEQEQAVLDERARQLSRTATPTAAPGHLLELILFHVDEQDYALETRFVREVLRSSEQRVLLPGAPPQLRGVTLLHGEVLAVVELAPLFGRPAPTQHGPVLVLGPSRAELGLRVDHVREVLSLTRDSFLPPPAALSGQDRTLVSGITREGIIVLEGEALLGDGRLFFDLSEERVT, encoded by the coding sequence ATGCCTGACGACGAGTACATGAAGCAGCGCGGGCTGGACTGGGGCGCCGCCTACCGGAGGCTGGCGCGGCTCGCCACCGCGACCGAGGCCTCCCTCGTGTCAGATCCCGAGCAGGAGCAGGCGGTGCTCGACGAGCGCGCGCGGCAACTGTCCCGCACCGCCACGCCCACGGCCGCGCCGGGCCACCTGCTCGAGCTCATCCTCTTCCACGTGGACGAGCAGGACTACGCGCTGGAGACGCGCTTCGTGCGCGAGGTGTTGCGCTCCTCGGAGCAGCGCGTGCTCCTGCCCGGCGCGCCCCCGCAGCTGCGCGGGGTCACCCTGCTGCACGGCGAGGTGCTCGCGGTGGTGGAGCTCGCGCCCCTGTTCGGCCGTCCCGCGCCCACCCAGCACGGCCCCGTGCTGGTGCTGGGCCCGAGCCGCGCGGAGCTGGGCCTGCGCGTGGACCACGTGCGGGAGGTGCTCTCGCTCACCCGCGACTCGTTCCTGCCGCCTCCCGCGGCGCTCAGTGGACAGGATCGAACGCTCGTGTCCGGCATCACCCGCGAGGGGATCATCGTGCTGGAGGGGGAGGCGCTCTTGGGGGATGGTCGCCTCTTCTTCGACCTCTCCGAGGAAAGGGTTACATGA